In Carassius auratus strain Wakin chromosome 49, ASM336829v1, whole genome shotgun sequence, one DNA window encodes the following:
- the LOC113066188 gene encoding adhesion G-protein coupled receptor G2-like produces the protein MGTPHNMTTSLVHTIDTTHNLTTPVQITETTFDITNSPASTRDTTLNVTASLVHTTGIQPNISILLVSATPNVTTSPVSTTGTHNFTNSFTSTTDIALNITTPPVNKTVTVRELTYPINTTVTPLDLTVTRLSSTTSLVSTAAKSLDTTLDKSTTTLNTSITVNTTGMPLITTAIPPSTPFHTSAQISESLTTTVKPINATVTPHFATAMPLSTTALHHSTVTPFNTTVTIQDATTSNDTILAHTTESPSNVNESNTIHHLGSTIEFNTTAIPYYSTQLNNVNRSINTTETSSNASEFNTTVSPAVNTTQFNITNTTQIHTTTFPTTENITSGPTHYSTDSTTALSVTHPSSQKSSTSTTEAPTPTTSKSNTTTGTASPANTTVPTTSVTTSEATTKSPDAVANDLLKQTQNMTFLNSSQVNQLVSQLENIISTSNISLKLLSIINNLLDSSKDTLAPFSNRLIQAVDNLGLKLVIRNQTENIIFDSFALTVTKVNGSNFETTSFAIADPLNPQVTKGQVREVESSSSLAKITLPASLTENLSPEEKKMASRVQFTFFQKSTFFQDENPSRQILNSHILGCSVANLSIKNLRENVEFTLKNKKPVGNDVPSCVFWDYGKNGGLGGWNPDGCHLNKSTENETICSCNHLTSFAVLLKISQEDVCQSDGKILTFITYIGCGLSAIFLSVTLLTYLAFDKIRRDIPSKILIHLCFGLLMLNLVFLLDSWLALYKKAEGLCISTGFFLHYFLLVSFTWMGLEALHMYLAIVKVFNNFMSRYMLKFSLVGWGVPLVVVIIVIGVNKENYGLISFSDGTNAFCWIKNTLAFYVAVVAYFCIIFVLNLVMFGVVMVHLRRIKRQNPHNNQYRSGLHDLRSIVGLTFLLGLTWGFAFFAWGPVCLAFTYMFTILNSLQGFFIFIFHCALKENVRKQWRMYLCCGSLRLAENSEWSRTATQNSKNASIGKADSGFHSAPRSSVSSDYSMLYQGIGSPMYDNLVISREMNDDVVLNEIYSKIHPWKRTVKADSGIHSAPRSSLSSDDSMPSQGIGSPMYDSLVASREMNDDVALNEIYSKIRPRKRNVKADSGIHSAPRSSLNSDDSMASQGIGSPMNDSLIISRETNDDMVLNEIYSKIRPWKKIVNADSGIHSAPRSSLSSDDSMASQGIGSPMDESLIISREMNDDVVLNEVYSKIRPKKRTVKADSGIHSAPRSSLNSDDSVASQGIGSPMNDSLVISREMNDDVVLNEIYSQIRPKKRSLNAEGL, from the exons ATGGGTACACCACACAATATGACAACATCACTGGTCCATACAATAGATACAACACACAATTTAACAACCCCAGTCCAAATAACAGAAACTACATTTGATATAACAAATTCACCGGCCAGTACAAGAGATACAACACTCAATGTAACAGCCTCACTGGTCCATACAACAGGTATCCAACCCAATATTTCTATATTACTGGTCAGTGCAACACCTAATGTAACAACCTCACCAGTTAGCACAACAGGTACACACAATTTTACAAACTCATTCACCAGTACAACAGATATAGCACTCAATATAACAACCCCACCAGTCAATAAAACAGTTACAGTACGTGAATTAACATATCCAATCAATACAACAGTCACACCACTCGACCTTACTGTCACAAGACTTAGTTCAACAACATCTTTAGTCAGTACAGCAGCCAAATCACTTGACACAACACTTGATAAAAGTACAACAACTCTCAACACATCAATCACTGTAAATACAACAGGTATGCCACTCATTACAACAGCTATACCACCTTCAACACCATTTCATACATCGGCACAGATAAGTGAATCACTTACTACAACAGTTAAACCAATAAATGCAACAGTCACACCTCACTTTGCTACTGCAATGCCACTAAGCACAACTGCACTTCATCATTCAACAGTCACGCCATTCAATACAACAGTGACAATACAAGATGCAACAACCTCAAATGATACAATCTTAGCCCACACTACAGAATCACCTAGTAATGTAAATGAATCAAACACAATTCATCATCTTGGCAGTACAATTGAATTCAACACAACAGCCATTCCTTATTACTCAACACAACTCAACAATGTCAATCGTAGCATCAACACAACAGAGACCTCCAGTAACGCATCAGAATTTAACACAACAGTAAGCCCTGCAGTTAATACAACACAGTTTAAtatcacaaacacaacacagatacATACGACAACCTTTCCAACAACAGAAAATATTACCAGTGGGCCAACCCACTACAGTACAGATTCCACAACTGCTCTATCAGTGACACATCCAAGCTCTCAGAAAAGCTCCACTTCCACAACAGAAGCTCCAACCCCAACGACTAGTAAAAGCAACACAACAACAGGCACTGCAAGTCCTGCCAATACAACTGTGCCAACAACATCTGTAACCACTTCAG AGGCAACAACTAAAAGCCCAGATGCAGTGGCTAACGATCTTCTGAAACAAACACagaatatgacatttttaaaCTCATCTCAGGTCAATCAGCTGGTCAGCCAGCTAGAGAATATTATCTCCACTTCCAACATTAGTCTGAAACTACTGTCCATCATCAACAACTTATTAGACAGCTCTAAAGATACTCTGGCTCCCTTCTCTAACAG ATTAATCCAAGCTGTGGATAACTTGGGTCTGAAACTTGTGATTCGCAACCAGactgaaaacattatatttgatTCATTCGCTTTGACAGTGACCAAAGTTAATGGGAGCAACTTTGAGACAACATCATTCGCAATTGCAGATCCGCTAAACCCACAG GTCACAAAAGGACAAGTCAGGGAAGTGGAAAGTTCCTCCTCTCTGGCCAAAATAACACTACCTGCGTCCCTGACAGAGAACCTCTCTCCAGAAGAAAAGAAGATGGCTTCTAGAGTCCAGTTCACTTTCTTTCAGAAAAGCACATTTTTCCAG GATGAAAACCCTAGTCGACAGATACTGAACAGCCACATTCTGGGCTGTAGTGTGGCTAACCTGTCAATCAAAAACCTGAGAGAGAATGTTGAGTTTACTCTGAAGAATAAGAAGCCTGTG GGGAACGATGTACCTTCCTGTGTTTTCTGGGACTATGGTAAAAACG GAGGTTTAGGAGGCTGGAATCCCGACGGCTGCCATCTGAACAAAAGCACAGAGAATGAAACCATCTGCAGCTGCAATCACCTAACTAGCTTTGCTGTACTACTG AAAATTAGCCAGGAAGATGTATGTCAGTCAGATGGCAAAATCCTTACATTCATCACTTACATCGGATGTGGGTTGTCGGCCATCTTTCTCTCGGTTACTCTGCTCACCTACCTCGCATTTGA CAAAATCCGCCGTGACATCCCTTCAAAGATCTTGATCCATTTGTGTTTTGGCCTTTTAATGCTGAACCTGGTGTTCTTGTTGGACTCATGGCTGGCATTGTACAAAAAAGCTGAAGGCCTGTGCATTTCCACAGGCTTCTTCCTGCACTACTTCCTGTTGGTCTCCTTCACCTGGATGGGGCTGGAGGCTCTGCATATGTACCTGGCCATCGTCAAAGTCTTCAACAACTTCATGTCCAGATACATGCTGAAATTTTCCCTAGTAGGCTGGG GAGTCCCTTTGGTTGTTGTCATTATTGTGATTGGGGTAAACAAAGAGAATTATGGCCTCATAAGCTTTTCTGATGGAACTAATGCTTT ttgttGGATAAAAAATACATTAGCGTTCTACGTGGCTGTTGTGGCATACTTCTGCATCATATTTGTGTTGAACTTGGTCATGTTTGGGGTGGTGATGGTCCATCTGAGACGAATCAAGCGCCAAAACCCTCACAATAATCAGTATCGCAGCGGCTTGCATGACCTACGAAGCATCGTGGGACTCACTTTCCTGCTCGGGCTTACATGGGGCTTCGCCTTCTTCGCCTGGGGACCTGTCTGTTTGGCCTTCACGTACATGTTTACCATTTTAAATTCCCTACAGG gattttttatttttattttccactgCGCTCTGAAGGAAAATGTCCGTAAACAGTGGAGAATGTACCTCTGCTGTGGCAGTTTACGATTGGCTGAAAATTCAG agtGGAGTCGGACAGCCACACAGAACTCTAAAAACGCTTCAATTGGGAAGGCAGATTCAGGGTTCCACAGTGCACCCCGAAGCTCAGTGAGCAGCGATTACTCAATGCTGTACCAAGGCATCG GCTCACCAATGTATGACAATCTGGTCATATCAAGGGAAATGAATGACGATGTGGTCCTAAATGAGATATACAGTAAAATCCATCCATGGAAGAGGACTGTGAAGGCAGATTCAGGGATCCACAGTGCACCTCGAAGCTCACTGAGCAGCGACGACTCAATGCCGTCCCAAGGCATCG gCTCACCAATGTATGACAGTCTGGTCGCATCAAGGGAAATGAATGACGACGTGGCCCTAAACGAGATATACAGTAAAATCCGTCCACGGAAGAGGAATGTGAAGGCAGATTCAGGGATCCACAGTGCACCCCGAAGCTCACTGAACAGCGATGACTCAATGGCGTCCCAAGGCATCG GCTCACCAATGAATGACAGTTTGATCATATCACGGGAAACGAATGATGACATGGTCCTAAACGAGATATACAGTAAAATCCGTCCATGGAAGAAGATTGTGAATGCAGATTCAGGGATCCACAGTGCACCTCGAAGCTCACTGAGCAGCGATGATTCAATGGCGTCCCAAGGCATCG GCTCACCAATGGATGAGAGTCTGATCATATCACGGGAAATGAATGACGACGTGGTCCTAAACGAGGTATACAGTAAAATCCGTCCAAAGAAGAGGACTGTGAAGGCAGATTCAGGGATCCACAGTGCACCCCGAAGCTCACTGAACAGCGACGACTCAGTGGCATCCCAAGGCATCG GCTCACCAATGAATGACAGTCTGGTCATATCAAGGGAAATGAATGACGATGTGGTCCTAAACGAGATATACAGTCAAATCCGTCCAAAGAAGAGGAGTCTAAACGCAGAAGGACTCTAG
- the LOC113065911 gene encoding uncharacterized protein PB18E9.04c-like codes for MLTSIITGSQKTTTQGQNTRSALTSQSRTTSNNAGLATTTSKPSVTLSAPTQIPLTSTSTSNTITPANQALTSSAVNNTTTVSNASGLNMLPPTPASLMSYITTQTTQSTSISAQTLSSNHASHPIGTFETTVNHTTASSSAAPTVVAQVANQTAVLRTMTSDALFTEPFAAQCDFSQYCANESSYYWMLVEVNGSNMTEGEIQIWFLDLFNKSTCSAGVSTTGINTTSCKTHIVFVTAEVRCVAKQNIQRTNCTVLLQLSQPVNMCILRRLVQNGTVNPSIKIQLLGDVERVGKGLCPEHNNSPPGDGLVHCTSLMSYDDFCKTQGTVNVICSYKENGFVPKDLVANQSCNVENQQHCECHVFTNNETYYAVRLNIKNPDVNFLYIQNMVIQLSTPCSDSGMQGSLCNSFTKVSQLYQGMHLECFGEGTRLYTCMLTLQLSKQLDACTVSTAIAVLWKDSTNISFDGPLSRIAICHLPTDSETIPLNSTFTWMSVNLNSSHIDEIKDSLKCVQGQTFAVILNESCKVSSSESYPSQAVHPRTSSESSATFPNITSLSVTTDRTLTNQTLTAVTPSITNTSNTPLNTTVLTSNTSISSTVTQTNTVAHYTASLPLNSTLSIGSEVIITSAPNEITTSMVSTTHTTTDETSQPVNTAVTTHSITTSPVRTTGTSNNIPASMASTSTHDIKTPSVSAMGIASNITTSSVKTETTLNITTSPVQTTGTLHNITSLLVSTTNMSHDITPTASEKGIPYNITTSPFKITETTLNITTSPVHTTGTSQNITASTVSAALDVTTQTVNTADPTDSITTSTVSTTLSVTTQLVNTADTTDNIATSPVSTTHTTLNVTSQPVDTANTTDNIITPPVSKTAILNNITTLPVKTTETTLNLATSPISTTGTSNNITSPVSTTYVSPNIITTPVKTTETTLNLTTSPISTTGTSNNITSPVSTTYVSPNIITTPVHATGTLYNIATSPVKTTEAKLNLTTSPVSTKNVSPDIITTPVKTTEETLNLTTSPISTTGTSNNITSPVSTTYVSPNIITTPVHATGTPYNITTTPVKTTETTLNLATSPISTTVTSNNITSPVSTTYVSPNIITTPVHATGTLYNITTTPVKTTETTLNLATSPISTTGTSNNITSPVSTTYVSPNIINTPVHATGTPQHNRYTVQYNNLTSQNNRNNTQFNNLTDPYNR; via the exons ATGTTGACTTCAATAATTACTGGCTCACAGAAAACCACCACCCAAG GACAGAACACACGCTCTGCTTTAACCTCACAATCCAGAACCACATCAAATAATGCAGGACTCGCCACAACAACTTCTAAACCTTCAGTAACCCTTAGTGCACCAACACAAATTCCCCTCACATCAACTTCCACATCAAACACTATTACGCCCGCTAATCAAGCTCTGACTAGTTCAGCTGTTAATAACACAACTACTGTGTCAAATGCTAGTGGATTAAATATGTTACCTCCAACTCCAGCCTCACTTATGTCTTACATAACTACTCAAACTACACAGAGCACTTCAATATCTGCCCAGACACTTTCAAGCAATCATGCTAGCCATCCAATTGGTACTTTTGAAACAACAGTCAATCATACGACAGCAAGCTCTTCTGCTGCACCAACTGTCGTGGCTCAAGTAGCAAATCAGACAGCGGTTCTACGAACAATGACGTCCGATGCATTATTCACAG AGCCATTTGCAGCCCAGTGTGACTTTTCCCAGTACTGCGCTAATGAAT CATCATACTACTGGATGCTTGTGGAGGTGAATGGCTCTAATATGACAGAGGGAGAGATTCAGATTTGG TTTTTAGATCTTTTTAATAAAAGCACCTGTTCTGCTGGAGTTTCAACAACAGGAATCAATACAACATCATGCAAAACTCACATAGTCTTTGTG ACTGCCGAGGTTAGATGTGTAGCCAAGCAGAACATCCA AAGGACAAACTGCACTGTGCTGCTACAGCTGAGCCAACCTGTGAATATGTGCATCCTCCGAAGGCTGGTGCAAAACGGGACTGTAAACCCATCAATCAAGATCCAGCTTCTGGGAGATGTAGAAAGAGTGG GTAAAGGCTTGTGCCCAGAGCACAATAATTCGCCCCCAGGAGATGGTTTAGTGCACTGCACATCTCTAATGTCTTATGATGATTTCTGCAAGACCCAGGGGACTGTCAATGTCATATG TTCTTATAAGGAAAATGGCTTTGTTCCTAAAGACTTGGTTGCTAATCAGTCCTGCAACG tcgaGAACCAGCAACATTGTGAGTGTCACGTGTTTACCAACAACG AGACATATTATGCTGTTCGTCTAAATATCAAAAACCCAGATGTGAATTTCCTCTACATTCAGAACATG GTTATACAGTTGAGCACTCCCTGCAGCGACTCCGGAATGCAAGG GTCTCTGTGCAATTCTTTTACTAAAGTATCCCAGTTGTATCAG GGAATGCACTTGGAATGTTTTGGTGAAGGAACAAG GCTCTACACTTGTATGTTAACTCTGCAGCTGTCAAAACAGCTGGATGCGTGTACTGTTAGTACTGCTATTGCTGTTCTTTGGAAGGACAGTACCAACATTAGTTTTGATGGACCTCTCAGTCGAATAG CCATTTGTCATTTGCCCACTGATTCGGAAACCATTCCTTTGAACTCAACTTTTACTTGGATGTCTGTAAATTTAAATTCCAGCCACATTGATGAAATCAAAGACAGTTTGAAATG TGTACAGGGTCAGACATTTGCTGTTATCTTAAATGAGAGCTGTAAAGTCTCATCTTCTGAGTCCTACCCATCTCAAGCTGTCCATCCTAGAACAAGCTCTGAGAGCAGTGCTACATTCCCAAACATCACTTCTTTGTCAGTAACTACAGATCGGACACTGACCAACCAAACACTCACTGCAGTCACACCATCTATCACAAACACTTCTAATACACCACTTAATACAACAGTCCTAACATCCAATACATCCATCAGCAGTACAGTCACTCAAACAAATACTGTTGCACATTATACAGCAAGCCTGCCACTCAATTCAACACTCAGTATAGGATCGGAAGTCATTATAACAAGTGCACCAAATGAAATAACCACCTCAATGGTCAGTACAACACATACAACAACTGATGAAACATCTCAGCCAGTTAATACAGCAGTTACAACACACAGTATAACAACCTCACCTGTCAGAACAACAGGTACATCAAATAATATACCAGCATCAATGGCCAGTACAAGTACACATGATATAAAAACCCCATCAGTCAGTGCAATGGGTATAGCATCCAATATAACAACCTCATCAGTCAAAACAGAAACAACACTCAATATAACCACCTCACCGGTCCAAACAACAGGTACACTACACAATATAACATCATTACTGGTCAGTACAACAAATATGTCACACGATATAACCCCAACAGCCAGTGAAAAAGGTATACCATACAATATAACAACCTCACCATTCAAAATAACAGAAACAACACTCAATATAACCACCTCACCGGTCCATACAACAGGCACCTCACAAAATATAACAGCCTCAACGGTCAGTGCAGCACTCGATGTAACAACTCAAACGGTAAACACAGCAGATCCAACAGACAGTATAACAACCTCAACAGTCAGTACAACACTCAGTGTAACAACTCAATTGGTCAATACTGCAGATACAACAGACAATATAGCAACCTCACCTGTCAGTACGACACATACAACACTCAATGTAACATCTCAACCAGTCGATACAGCAAATACAACAGACAATATAATAACCCCACCTGTCAGTAAAACAGCTATATTAAACAATATAACAACCTTACCAGtcaaaacaacagaaacaacacTAAATTTAGCAACCTCACCAATCAGTACAACAGGTACATCAAACAATATAACATCACCAGTCAGTACAACATATGTGTCACCTAATATAATAACCACACCAGtcaaaacaacagaaacaacacTCAATTTAACAACCTCACCAATCAGTACAACAGGTACATCAAACAATATAACATCACCAGTCAGTACAACATATGTGTCACCTAATATAATAACCACGCCAGTCCACGCAACAGGTACACTGTACAATATAGCAACCTCACCGGTCAAAACAACAGAAGCAAAACTAAATTTAACAACCTCACCAGTCAGTACAAAAAATGTGTCACCTGATATAATAACCACACCAgtcaaaacaacagaagaaacaCTAAATTTAACAACCTCTCCAATCAGTACAACAGGTACATCAAACAATATAACATCACCAGTCAGTACAACATATGTGTCACCTAATATAATAACCACGCCAGTCCACGCAACAGGTACACCGTACAATATAACAACCAC ACCAGtcaaaacaacagaaacaacacTAAATTTAGCAACCTCACCAATCAGTACAACAGTTACATCAAACAATATAACATCACCAGTCAGTACAACATATGTGTCACCTAATATAATAACCACGCCAGTCCACGCAACAGGTACACTGTACAATATAACAACCACACCAGtcaaaacaacagaaacaacacTAAATTTAGCAACCTCACCAATCAGTACAACTGGTACATCAAACAATATAACATCACCAGTCAGTACAACATATGTGTCACCTAATATAATAAACACGCCAGTCCACGCAACAGGTACACC TCAGCACAACAGGTACACCGTTCAATATAACAACCTCACCAGtcaaaacaacagaaacaacacTCAGTTTAACAACCTCACTGATCCATACAACAGATAA